ACGCCATGTTCGTCATAATCGGTTTCGTTGTCGTCTTCGGCTCGATCATCGGCGGCTACCTGATGTCGCACGGCGTTCTGCACGTGCTGTTCCAGCCTGCGGAAATGATCATCATCCTTGGCGCGGCCTTTGGCGCGTTCATCATCTCCAATACCAAGTATTCATTGGGATTGGTGATGAAGAGCATGAAGGTGATCATGGGCGACCCCGGCATGAGCAAGGCCAAGTATCTGGAAATCCTTGGCCTGCTCAATTCGCTGTTCGTCAAGATGCACCGCGAAGGGGTGATCAGCATCGAACAGGACATCGAAAAGCCGGAAGGCAGCTCCATCTTCAACAAGTACCCCTCCATAGCCAAAGACAAGCACACCGTGCATTTCATCGGCGACACGCTGCGGGTATACCTGACCACCGGCGATCCCAACGAGATCGACAGCCTGATGGAAGTGGACATGAAGTCCATGCACGAGGAGGAATCCATCGCACCCCACTCCATCGGCCGCATGGCCGAATCCATGCCCGGCATGGGGATTGTGGCGGCGGTGCTTGGCGTCGTGCTGACCATGGGCAAGATCAGCGAACCCCCCGAGGTGCTCGGTCACCACATCGGCGCCGCGCTGGTGGGTACCTTCATCGGTATCCTGTTCTGTTACGGCGTGTTCGGCCCCATGGGCGCCAAGATCGAGCAGACCAACCACGAGCACCACATGTATTTTGCGGTGATCAAGGAGGCGGTGGCTGCCGCCATCCGGGGGTCCACGCCGATCATCGCGGTGGAGTACGGGCGCCGGGCCATTCCGCACACCTTCCGGCCCACGTTTGCCGAGATGGAAGAAAAGCTGAAGAGCTGACGTACCGCGTGTCCGGCGGCGGAAATTCCGCTCGCCGCGCACGGCGCGCCATACAGGGAGGAACGCCATGGCTGGCGGTGGATCATGGAAAGTTGCCTACGCCGACTTCGTGACGGCGATGATGGCCTTCTTCCTGCTGATGTGGATTCTGAACATGACCCCGCCGGAGACCAAGCAGGCGCTGGCGGGGTATTTTTCCACGGAGCGGGCCCTGTTCGATTCGAGCAACGTTTCTCCGGTGGCCAACAACCCCTTCGTGCAGGGGGTGGACAAGTTGGACACGCGCGATTTCAAGGTGTCGGAAACCGAAAAATCGCACTACGCCATCGCCCAGAAGCTGAAGCAGATGATGATGGCCGACGCCATTCCGCAGAATGCCAGCGGCATCAGCGCCGACGACGTGGGCGTGCTGCTGCGGGTGAACAGCGATGTGATGTTCAAGGCCGGTTCGGCGGAACTGATGCCGGAAGGCAGCAAGGTGCTGGACGAGGTCATCAAGATCCTGCGCGAATACAACCTGTACCTGATGGTGCGCGGCCACAGCGACAGCGGCGAAGTGGCCGCAGGCAGCCCGTACCCCTCGAACTGGGAACTTTCCGGCGCGCGCGCGGCGGCTGCCGTGCGCTACGTGATCGAGCACGGCGGCATCAAGCCCACCCGGCTGCGCGGTATCGCCTATGCCGACACGCGGCCCATGGAGCCCAACACCAGCCCCGAAAGCCGCAGCAAGAACCGGCGCGTGGAATTTCACTTCCACCGGCCAGAGGTGATGTCGTACAACGTGGTGTATTAGGGGCTCGCGCGCAGGCGCGGACATCGTTCTTTCGTGCGGGGCGGGCCGGGTGGTCCGCCCCGCTTGCTCTTTGGGGGATGGGCGGGTATTCGCGACGTTGTCGACCTACACGGCCAGCCAGTTTTGCCGGTCAGTTTTGCCGGTCAGTTTTGCCAGTCGGGCGAAAGCGATTGGCCCGCAAGCGGCATCAGTACATTCCCGGTCGCAAGGCGCCATTGCGAATCGCGCGCGGGCGTGCCCTTGTACAACGATCTTCCTTCCAGCCATCCATGATCCCCTCATCACCGTCGGGCCGCACGGCCCACCGCATACAGGAGACGGACATGCCGTTCACGTTGTTCCGCACCGCCACCACCGCACCATTTTCCAGGGCGCGTACCCATGCCACGGGCCGTTCGCTGCTGCTGGCGGCGCTGTTGCTGCTGGCGTTCTCCCTGACGGGTTGCGCCTCGCAAGAACCGCTGAAGCCTTACAACCCCATGGGAATTTCCGGAAAGGTCACCCCAGAGGCGGAAAAGTACTTCGCCATGGCCCATGTGTTGTGGAAGGGCGGCGAAACCTGCACCGAGCCGGAAAAGGCCGTGGCCTACCTGAACAAGGCCATCGAACTCCAGCCCGACTACTGGCAGGCCTTTGCCCGGCGCGGGCTTGCCTACAGCGAAATGGGCCTGTGGGACGAGGCCTTCGACGACCTTACCCGCGCCGTGCGCCAGCACCCCTCGGCAGAGAACTATGCCTGGCGGGGGCTGGTGGCCTTTCGCATGGGCAACCAGTTGGGCGCGCGCAAGGACCTGGCCCGGTCCATTGAACTGGATTCCGCCCAGCACCGGGCATGGAACTATCGGGCGGCCGTGGAACTGGCGGAAGACGAGATTGTCGCCGCCTGCGCGGACTTTGCCACGGGCTGTTCCAACGGCGACTGCACGGGCATGGAGTCCGCCCGGCGGGAAGGCATCTGCAAGTAGCCGTGGCCCGTCATGCCGAAAATGCGGGTTGACCTGGACGCGGTCGCGCCCCATCATCAGGGCATGGTACAGTAACAGGCACGCGGAATGGACCGACGGTGTCCGTGCATCATCCAGGGCATCACATCCTGTCCATGGCGAACGGGGCCCGGTCGGAAACGCCGGTCCCGCGTGTCATCTCCCCAGCGCGAGGCTGCCATGCGAGACATCACGGCAAGACCCTCGGCGGCAACCGCCGCCGCGAGCGGCAAGTCCCCCCTTTTTTGGGGGGCGCAACGCGCGTTCGGCGCGCCGGGGGGCACGTTGGCCCGGCTGGTGCGTGTTCTGGCCCTGGCCGCCGCGCTGTGGGGCATGATCGTGCCTGCCGCCCGCGCGGAGGTGTCGGACCAGGATCTGGAGGTCTGCCTTGCCTACGCCCAGATCGAACTGGCCAGCCAGTACGGTTCGCCTTCCAGCCTGACCTTCATCAATGACGGACGCGCCACCATGGAACGGTACGACGGCATGGTGGACGGGCATTACGTGTCCACCATCCTGCGCATGGATGGCGTGTTGACCACCCCGGACGGGGTGCCCCGGCCCGTGCGGATAACCTGCCTGCTGGCCAGCGTGGGCGAACCCGTGGGGCTGCGACTGGAACCCCGGCGCTGAGTCCGTTCTGAATCCGGCGCTGTTGCCCGCGCGGTATCCGCCGTCGGACACCCGGTCATTTTCCTGCTGCGCCATGCGCAAGCATGCGTTCGGGTGCGCCAGCAACCCAGGCGTGCGGCAAGACCCGCCCGCGCCCCGACGGAGTGGCGCGGGCTGCGGGCCGGTGCTAACCGGCTGGCGGGTGGGCCCGCTATCCGTACCAGTTTTCGATGATGTCCAGCAGGCGGTCTTCGCCGACCACGGCCAGGATGGCGGGGTCGGCATGGCAGGCGCAGTCGAGGCAGAAGTGTTCGTCGTGCAGGGTACGCAGTTCGCGTTGGGGTTGTTCCGGAGACGCATCGAAGCTGCGTCCGCAGAAGGTACAGGTTACCTGGTCGGGCATGGGGTCCTTCATGGGTCGCTCCTTGCGGTTGCGTCCGGCATTCACCCAGCGGAACGCCGGTGACGCATGGCCGACTATACTTTTGGTACGGCTGCCCTCGTCAACCCTCCATTATTTTTCCGGGGGCTCGGACCCGCGCCGCCGGGTAGCGCCGAAAGGTGCGCATGGTGACGCCGGGTTGCCCGTGACGGAAAAGTTTCCGCCACGGGCAAGGTCGGTCCATCCGGGCATGACGCGCATCATGCGGAGCGCGTCATTCGGGCGGCCTTCGCGCGGTACCGTCCCATCGCCTTTCCCGGCGTCCCGCCATTCCGCCGTCGCAATGCCTCCGGCGTCCCTGCCGCCCGCACTGTCTATGCGGAGCCCCAGCCGTCACCGTCGAAGCCGTCGTCCTCCCTGTCTTCCGTGTCTTCCTCGTCCCCATCATCCGTACCGCCCGCGCCCTCTCCGCCATCCACGCAGTCTCCGCCGTGGCCCTGGACGGAACCGGCGGCCCGGAGCGGGTACAGTTCGTCGATGCGGGCACGCAATTCCCCCGGAAGTTCGGGACGCGCGCCGCCGCCAGGGGGCGCATCACCATCAGCGCCCGTGGCCGTCCCGAACATGCCAAGATGACGGGCCAGCATTTCCAGGGCCTTGAGCTTGGAATGCAGCTTCACCTGCACCCCGCCGCGCACCGGCGCTTCGGGCTGTTCTTCCTCCGTGGTGCGTGCCGGGCGCGTGGCGCGTGCGCCCCGTGCGGTGCGCGCCGTGGACGCCTCGCGCACCTCGGCCACGGCGGCGGCCTGCGCGCGGGTCAGTTCCACGGAATCGCGCAGTCGCACCCCCTCGTCGGACCAGTGGCACAGGTCGGTCATCACCGCGAACCCAACGGCGGCCAGTTCGCGCACCACGCGGTCCTGGGTTACCCCGGTGCGTGCGGCGCGGCGGTCCATGGCCTGCTCCACCGCCTGTTGCACGGCGGGGGCGCCCAGCAGCCGGGCGGCCGTGCGCGCGGCGCGTACCGGGGCGTATCCCGCCCGTTCGGCGGCCCGCACGGGCGACATGTCCACCAGGTATTCCTCCACGAAGCGGCGTTGGCGCACCCCCAGCCGGGGAGAGCGCTCTTCGCCTTCCCTCTGCGCATCCGCAGGTCGCCGCGAAGCCACGGCAGTTCCGGTGGTCCGGGGGGCGGTGTCCGCGCCGTCGCATTCCGGGGTCTTCATCGGGCCTCCCTTTCCGTGGCGGCGGGCACGCGGGCCTCGGCGCGCAGGTGGCGCAGATCGGTGCGCATTTCTTCCAGCGCGCGCTGCACGGCGACCAGCCGTTCGTCCATGCGGGCAACGCAGATGGCGGTTTCGCGGGCGGCCCGCATATCGCCGTCAAGAACTGCCGCGCGGGCCTCCATGGCATCCAGCCGGGCCTGCACCGTACCCGCCAGCATCACCGCCCCCGCAAAGGCCGTGGCCGCAGCCGCCAGCGCCTGCACGCCCACCCGGCGGTCCAGCCGCCAGCCTTCGCCCCGGCGCTCGGCACACTGCTCGGCGGTGTCATCCGGAGTGGTCATCTCGGGGCGCCCTCCCCGGCGCGGGAACGCAACTCGTCCTTGCGGAAGGATCCCAGCGACGAGCCCATGTAGTAGTTGACCACCGCGCCGAAGGCCGTGCCCAGCGAGCCGAGCAGCAGCAGGGCCGGTTCGCTTACCGATGGCTGCTCCAGCACCACCCGCAGCATGCCGAAGAATCCGGCCACCACCACCAGTGCCACCAGCCCGGTTACCCACGCGCCGCCGTGCCCGGCACGGGCCAGGGCCACCTCTCGCGCGCGGGCATCGCGGGTGTTGTCCAGTTCGGCCCGCAGTTGCTCGGCCTGCCAATCCAGCAGGCGTGTCCGTTCGCGCACCTCCAGTTCTCGCAGGGTGGCCAGCGCTTGCGGGTCGCCCAGGGCAGCGGCCACGCTGGCCGGTTCCGGAGCCACGCCCAGCGCCGATCCCAGCAGCGCCCCCGCCGCGCCCGCCACCGCACCCACGGGGCCGCCCAGTGCCGCGCCCAGTAACGGGGCCACCCGGGCCACCGTGGTGCCTATGCCATTCCAGTCCATGCCATGCTCCTTCCGCGCCTGGGCCGTCGGGCGGCATGCCCGACCCGCCATGCGCGAGAGGATGTGCATACACCTGCCATGCGGGGCGGTGCGGACCGCAGCGGGGTGGCAAAGGGGGCGCATGGCCGTCCCGAGGGTGCGCGGACATGTCGGTGCGGACAGGGCTGGACGGGGGGCTGCGTAGCGGCGGGGGACAAGGAGAGGTGGGCGCGCAAACGAAGACGCCCCCGCTGGGCGGGGGCGTCGGAAGTGCGGGGATGGGGTGTTTACGCGGCGATGAAGCTGTCGGAGGCGTCCTGAATGCTCACCGGACCCTTCTCGTTGCGGGGCAGGCGCGGGGCCTTGTCGGACTTGCCCGGTTCCGTCCCGTCGGCCTTGCCGGATTTGGCCTTGCCGACGCG
This DNA window, taken from Nitratidesulfovibrio sp., encodes the following:
- a CDS encoding flagellar motor protein MotB; this translates as MAGGGSWKVAYADFVTAMMAFFLLMWILNMTPPETKQALAGYFSTERALFDSSNVSPVANNPFVQGVDKLDTRDFKVSETEKSHYAIAQKLKQMMMADAIPQNASGISADDVGVLLRVNSDVMFKAGSAELMPEGSKVLDEVIKILREYNLYLMVRGHSDSGEVAAGSPYPSNWELSGARAAAAVRYVIEHGGIKPTRLRGIAYADTRPMEPNTSPESRSKNRRVEFHFHRPEVMSYNVVY
- the motA gene encoding flagellar motor stator protein MotA, which gives rise to MFVIIGFVVVFGSIIGGYLMSHGVLHVLFQPAEMIIILGAAFGAFIISNTKYSLGLVMKSMKVIMGDPGMSKAKYLEILGLLNSLFVKMHREGVISIEQDIEKPEGSSIFNKYPSIAKDKHTVHFIGDTLRVYLTTGDPNEIDSLMEVDMKSMHEEESIAPHSIGRMAESMPGMGIVAAVLGVVLTMGKISEPPEVLGHHIGAALVGTFIGILFCYGVFGPMGAKIEQTNHEHHMYFAVIKEAVAAAIRGSTPIIAVEYGRRAIPHTFRPTFAEMEEKLKS
- a CDS encoding terminase small subunit gives rise to the protein MKTPECDGADTAPRTTGTAVASRRPADAQREGEERSPRLGVRQRRFVEEYLVDMSPVRAAERAGYAPVRAARTAARLLGAPAVQQAVEQAMDRRAARTGVTQDRVVRELAAVGFAVMTDLCHWSDEGVRLRDSVELTRAQAAAVAEVREASTARTARGARATRPARTTEEEQPEAPVRGGVQVKLHSKLKALEMLARHLGMFGTATGADGDAPPGGGARPELPGELRARIDELYPLRAAGSVQGHGGDCVDGGEGAGGTDDGDEEDTEDREDDGFDGDGWGSA
- a CDS encoding tetratricopeptide repeat protein produces the protein MPFTLFRTATTAPFSRARTHATGRSLLLAALLLLAFSLTGCASQEPLKPYNPMGISGKVTPEAEKYFAMAHVLWKGGETCTEPEKAVAYLNKAIELQPDYWQAFARRGLAYSEMGLWDEAFDDLTRAVRQHPSAENYAWRGLVAFRMGNQLGARKDLARSIELDSAQHRAWNYRAAVELAEDEIVAACADFATGCSNGDCTGMESARREGICK